In one Chloroflexota bacterium genomic region, the following are encoded:
- the pbpC gene encoding penicillin-binding protein 1C: MRLKIPVKYIIFFFSLLIFAATGWWWLFGSLPDLTELNSRLHIPSIRIEDRYGRLLYESLSESEGRHAVLPLDLIPHALQQATIATEDRNFYQHPGVDVTGILRAFWINLRGGESLAGGSTITQQVARNLLLTPEERYERTLRRKLREAWLAWQLSRRYTKDEILALYLNQMNYGGMLYGVEAAAQTYFGKSATQLDLAEAALLAGIPQSPGLYNPLLDPDAAKARQEIVLNLVVQAGYISPEEGKLASEEALVYAAASYPMEAPHFVLWVRGQLDALLTPEDFTRSIVVRTTLDLDWQQHAERAVTQQLAKLHAGGDTVLGHNVNNAALVSLDPHTGEILAMLGSPDYFDAANAGAVNMALSPRQPGSALKPLIYAAAFDPNASAQPFTPATMLMDVRTTFTTREGEAYTPSNYDLKERGPVLVREALASSLNIPAVATLDYIGLEALFALAADLSITTFDDPDDYDLSIALGGGAVRLLELTGAYGTFANSGWRVEPYGIQEIYTLDGEMLYTADTIARTRVLDERVAWLISDILSDNEARTPGFGPSSALKLDRPAAVKTGTTSNFHDNWTVGYTPEVVTGVWVGNTSHEPMFDVTGLSGAAPIWHNFMRSVLSGSPESEFARPAGLEQVEVCALSGLLPSEDCPYRRMEWFIAGTAPNEQDHFYRRVWLDVDTGLLADESTPIERRIPQMVLDLPPEAQPWARAEGILLLSDVQPAKSQAAALRLLSPAPNATYRISGSVPADSQRLHIEAVGESGLQEVTLWLDGEKLVTLAAPPYETWWMLQPGEHQAWVEGLTAEGERVRSDVVWFQVEE, from the coding sequence ATGCGCTTAAAAATTCCCGTTAAATATATCATCTTTTTCTTCAGCCTGTTGATTTTTGCCGCGACGGGTTGGTGGTGGTTATTTGGTTCGCTTCCCGATTTAACCGAACTCAACAGCCGCTTGCATATACCCAGCATTCGTATCGAAGACCGCTATGGACGTTTGCTGTATGAATCACTCTCAGAGAGCGAAGGACGGCATGCCGTGCTCCCGCTCGATCTAATCCCCCACGCTTTGCAGCAGGCCACCATTGCCACCGAAGATCGCAACTTCTACCAGCACCCCGGCGTGGATGTGACCGGCATCTTGCGTGCCTTCTGGATCAACCTGCGCGGCGGCGAATCGCTGGCCGGGGGCAGCACCATCACTCAGCAAGTGGCCCGCAATCTGTTGCTCACCCCCGAAGAACGTTATGAGCGTACCCTGCGCCGCAAACTTCGCGAAGCCTGGCTGGCCTGGCAGCTTTCTCGTCGCTACACAAAAGATGAAATCTTAGCTCTCTATCTTAACCAGATGAACTATGGTGGCATGCTCTATGGTGTCGAGGCTGCCGCCCAAACCTATTTTGGCAAATCTGCAACGCAGCTTGATCTGGCCGAAGCCGCGTTGCTGGCCGGAATTCCGCAGTCGCCGGGACTGTATAATCCGCTGCTGGACCCCGATGCCGCCAAAGCCCGCCAGGAAATAGTGCTTAATTTGGTGGTGCAGGCTGGATATATCAGCCCCGAGGAGGGTAAACTGGCTTCGGAGGAGGCTCTGGTCTACGCGGCGGCATCTTACCCAATGGAAGCGCCGCACTTTGTCCTGTGGGTGAGAGGCCAGCTCGATGCACTGCTTACCCCCGAGGATTTTACCCGCTCCATCGTTGTGCGCACCACCCTCGATTTAGACTGGCAGCAGCACGCCGAGCGCGCCGTGACGCAGCAACTCGCCAAGTTGCACGCCGGGGGCGACACGGTCTTGGGTCATAACGTCAATAACGCTGCTCTGGTTTCCCTCGACCCGCACACCGGCGAAATCCTTGCCATGCTGGGCAGCCCGGACTATTTCGATGCCGCCAACGCGGGTGCGGTCAATATGGCCCTCTCGCCGCGTCAGCCAGGCTCGGCGCTCAAACCGCTGATTTATGCGGCTGCCTTTGACCCCAACGCTAGCGCGCAGCCCTTCACCCCGGCCACCATGCTGATGGATGTGCGCACAACTTTCACTACCCGCGAGGGCGAAGCCTACACCCCCAGCAATTATGATCTCAAAGAACGCGGTCCGGTGTTGGTGCGCGAAGCCCTGGCTTCCTCGCTCAATATCCCCGCTGTGGCGACGCTCGACTATATTGGCCTGGAGGCGCTTTTTGCGCTGGCTGCCGATTTGAGCATCACCACCTTTGACGATCCGGATGATTATGATTTATCGATTGCCCTGGGCGGCGGTGCGGTACGCTTGCTGGAACTCACGGGAGCGTATGGCACTTTTGCGAATAGCGGTTGGCGAGTGGAACCCTATGGTATTCAGGAAATATACACATTGGACGGAGAAATGCTCTACACCGCTGACACCATTGCCCGTACCCGCGTCCTGGATGAGCGCGTCGCTTGGCTGATTTCCGATATTCTCAGCGATAATGAAGCCCGCACGCCCGGCTTTGGCCCCAGCAGCGCTCTGAAACTCGACCGTCCCGCAGCGGTCAAAACCGGCACGACTTCCAATTTTCACGATAACTGGACGGTGGGCTACACTCCCGAGGTTGTGACCGGCGTTTGGGTGGGCAATACCAGCCACGAGCCGATGTTCGATGTCACTGGCCTGAGCGGGGCGGCTCCAATCTGGCATAACTTTATGCGCTCGGTGTTGTCCGGTTCCCCGGAGAGCGAGTTTGCACGCCCCGCGGGGTTGGAACAGGTGGAAGTTTGCGCGCTTTCGGGGTTGCTGCCCTCGGAGGATTGTCCCTACCGGCGGATGGAATGGTTCATTGCCGGGACAGCGCCAAATGAACAGGATCACTTCTACCGCCGCGTCTGGCTGGATGTGGATACCGGCCTGCTGGCCGATGAGTCTACCCCAATAGAGCGCCGCATCCCTCAGATGGTGCTGGACTTACCCCCCGAAGCGCAGCCCTGGGCGCGGGCGGAGGGTATCTTGCTCCTGTCGGATGTTCAGCCTGCCAAATCCCAGGCCGCGGCCTTGCGCTTGCTTTCACCCGCACCGAATGCCACCTACCGCATCTCTGGCAGCGTACCCGCCGATTCGCAGCGGCTGCACATCGAAGCTGTGGGCGAGAGCGGGTTGCAGGAAGTTACTTTATGGCTGGATGGGGAAAAGCTCGTCACATTGGCCGCGCCGCCCTACGAAACGTGGTGGATGTTGCAGCCCGGTGAGCATCAGGCCTGGGTTGAGGGCCTTACCGCGGAGGGTGAGCGAGTACGTAGTGATGTGGTCTGGTTTCAGGTGGAAGAGTAA